The Salvelinus sp. IW2-2015 linkage group LG32, ASM291031v2, whole genome shotgun sequence genome includes the window GATTTTTGTTattaaaacttgaaatcggctgTAATTATGCCGAttttaatcggtcaacctctagtctgtaagctgttagtcttaatgaccgttccacaggtgcatgttcattaattgtttatggttcattgaacaagcatgggaaacagatctgtgaagttatttgYATTTGTACTAATTATTTTTGAAAGGGTCCTGAagaaaggacgtttcttttttttctgagtttatatatTACTGGGACTGATACATACAAGTATTTGAAGTGGAGCAGGGCTATAGATTGTTCTGCTCTGTACCCACTGAATAAGTTGAGGGTTCAGTAGGTTGCAATTGCAACCCATATGCAACTTAAAATGTTTCTGATAGAAATACAATATATGTAattgacattacatttacatttaagtcatttagcWgacgctcttatccagagcgacttacaaattggaaagttcatacatattcatcctggtcccccggtggggaatgaacccacaaccctggcgttgcaagcgccatgctctaccaactgagccacacgggaccacgggacATAATTCTTTATACTATATAGACATGTCTGTTCTACATAATACATTTCTATCAATACTKTAAAGTTGAGCCCTCCTCAATAAAGCCCCAGGTGTACTTGATTTTGTCTGCAGGAAGGTGGCCAATGGTAGCTAAATTACATTTAACCTCACATTCCTCAGCACCTGTTTGGTTAGTCAGGTTTGGGCCAGAATCAAGCTGATTACTGAAGGGGTTATAAAATGGTTTGACAAACTGCAGAAGAAAAARAAAGATGTATTCCCACTGATGGGTTTCAGGCACTCATTTGCAGGGCTTCTGTTGGTTGTGSCttttggctgtgttgttggtgaTGCTTGGGACTCCAGACGGTTTTATCCGAGATCAGGGTTTCTGCACGATGAAGTCGCAGCCaggtttcaaataaaataaaatttatttataagcccttcttacatcagctgatatctcaaagtgctgtacagaaacccagcctaaaacccaaacagcaagcaatgcaggtgtagaagcacggtggctaggaaaaactccctagaaaggccaaaacctaggaagaaaccagagaggaaccaggctatgaggggtggccagtcctcttctggctgtgccgggtgggagattatacagaacatggccaagatgttcaaatgttcataaattaccagcatggtcaaataataataatcacagtagttgtcgaggtgcagcaagtcagcacctcaggagtaaatgtcagttggcttttcatagccgatcattaagagtatctctaccgctcgctgcggtctctagagagttgaaaacagcaggtctgggacaggtagcacgtccggtgaacaggtcagggttccatagccgcaggcagaacagttgaaactggagcagcagcacggccaggtggactggggacagcaagcagtcatcatgccaggtttGACTCTCAGAAGCCAGTGCAAGAAGAGCCTGCAAGGCCGGACTCTAGCAAGGCTGTTGAAGAGCCTGAGGGTTCCCAATCCAAGCAGACCTTTGAGAAGCCTCTGACTTTGAACTATCATAAAGTTGAGAAGCCTGAGCGCAAGCCTACCGTGCTTGAGTGGCCGCCGCAGGTGGCGACCAACAGTGTGGTGACTTGGTGTGTGGTCCGTGTGAAGGTGAAGTAGGACCTGCTGgagattggccagctcatccagCCACAGCGTATCACTCTAGGAGGTTGTGCTGCCACTGAGGAGGATGCTGCTCATGTGCTCACCTTTGAATCAGAGCTGCATGGCTGTGGCAGTGAGCTGACGGTATYTCACATTTGTTGTTTAACTTCCTGAATAATGTGATTCATCATTCTTGTCTGATGCATGACTTATGATCCTGTTCCTGAGGATGACTGAGGATGTGCTGATTTACACCTTCACTCTTGTCTATGAGGCAAAACCTCTTGCTAACACTTCTATAGTGAAGACCAGTGCAGCTATGGTTGatatttgtgggctatactcggccttgtctcaggatggtaagttggtggttgaagatattcctctagtggtgtggggttatatcctgcctgtttggccctgtctgggggtatcatcggatggggccacagtgtctcctgacccctcctgtctcagcctccagtatttatgccgcagtagtttatgtgtcggggggctagggtcagtttgttatatctggagtacttctcctgtcttatccggtgtcttgtgtgaatttaagtatgctctctctaattctatctttctttctttctctctctcggaggacctgagccctaggaccatgcctcaggactacctggcatgctGACTcgttgctgtccccagtccacctggccgtgctgctgctccagtttcaactgttctgcctgcggctattgaaccctgacctgttcaccggacgtgctacctgtcccagacctgctgttttcaactctctagagaccgcaggagcggtagagatactcttaatgatcggctatgaaaagccaactgacatttactcctgaggttctgacttgttgcaccctcgacaactactgtattattattatttgaccatgcttgtattttatgaacatttgaacatcttggccatgttctgttataatctcaacccggcacagccagaagaggactggccaccctcatagcctggttcctctctaggtttcttctaggttttggcctttctagggagtttttcctagccaccgtgctctacactgcattgcttgctgtttggggttttaggctgggtttctgtacagcactttgagatatcagctgatgtaagaagcgctatataaatacatttgatttggatttgatttgatattgagtgCCACTACTTGAGGTAACTATTGTTGCGTTCTTCCTTTGACAACCCATATCATTCTGAGGTTTGAGTAATGCCGTATTCCATGTTTGTTTCTAGGAATCACGATGTGAGCAGCAATGCCCTGAAGCCGACCTGGATCCCCTACACTTCCAACATGGTGGCAGAGGAACTCCTCTACTTCTCCCTGAGGTTAATGACTGGTAGGTAAACCTGACTGGAAGCCTCTTCCTTTGTGTAAACCCCCACTGACATGCCACTCGTCTTTCCAGCTGACTGGCAGTTTGAGAGGCCCTCCAWCCATTACCGTCTAGGTGACATCATCAACATGGAAGCCTCGGTCATGCCGTACCACCACGTTCCCCTCCGTGTCTTTGTYGACCGCTGTGTCGCCACCTTGGCGCCTGATGTTCARACTGTCCCTAGATATTCTTTCATTGAGGACCATGGGTGAGTTTAGTTGTCAGTTTGACTCCTCTTATATTACCWTAAATGTAACCCCTGAAGTCTAARGTTGACCCTTGGTCTCCTCAGGTGTCTGMTTGATGCCAAGTTGACCGGCTCCAGCTCCCAGTTCCTGTCCAGATCCCAGGATGACAAGATCCAGTTTCAGCTGGAGTCRTTCAGGTTRCAAACACAGAATGATTCCCAACAGCTCTACATAACATGTCATCTGAAAGCAACTGCAGCCTCGTCCCCCATTGATGCTGAGAACAAGGCCTGCTCTTTCACAGATGGGTATGTATAAACTGAATTGTGGGTATATTACCTTTATGACATGCTGCATAAACTAAATTCCATATTTATCTTTAGCTGGAAGGCTGCAGGTGAGGTTGACCAGATGTGTGGCTGCTGTGACTCCAGCTGTGCTGCGAGGAAGGCTGGAGATCTGGACAGTGATTCAGGTAGGTGTTAAAGCCAGAGCTTTATCATATTACACTGTTTTAGCTCATCACTGGTAATGTGTGTCTACTCTCCTCAGATTTGCGATGGGAAGGTGAAGCTACCCTGGGCCCCATAATTGTCCAAGCGTAATATTACTATTTTAACAACTGTTTTTGGGGAAATAAACTCATAAAATGCATTTTTCAGGCCTGACTGGATTTATTTCAAATTTAACTTTCAATGTCTGCTGGGCCTAATTCTGGAAGGCGTAGCATTATCACCCATTCAGATTTGAGAAATGTATATAGTGGATTACTCGTGTCTAAATGTAGCAACCCTACTGACTTAGCCccaattttctgtattgactagATGCTCACATCTTTGGAACTTAACATTGGATGTGGAGAATTATTAGGCTGCCCATTGGRTTATCTTCCTGTGGCTCAATGCAGCAGCCTCATAAACCAGATGTGTCATAGTAAACATGATTCCATACACTCAGTGGTTGCATAAGAATGAAGGTTACTTGAGGCAAAAGGAGGGTGGATGGGTACGTGTAACTCAactgtctagcaacccaaatgttTGGAAATTATCAcggctactttgcaactacttaacatgttagctaaccttaacccaactgctaagctaatgttagctaccttGTCAGCATTAGCCATGTAGCTAATGTTGGAATTCGTAATATCATGCATATTGCAAATTCTTACAGTTTTGTATGACGGGACTGGACATCCACAAACTAACACATATGTATCATACTAAATTAAGGGAGATTTACTGTTGTCTACCCCGGAGATCAGATCAAAATATCCGTCACTTGATGGCTACAGTAGGTGTGGCTTTTACTGTGAagtgcttgcttacaagcccttttcCCAACAATGCGGAGTTGAAGGAAATGTTACCGCAATAAAATCACTATATACAGGTACAAGGTGTAGGGATAAAAGTTAGATATATCTTGATTTCCTACGCAGCATGTGTGAAGGAGTCCGTGTAAATAGTGTAGCCATTtcatgaactgttcagcagtcttatggcttggggtagaagctagtTGCAGCCTGAACACAGAAGTAAAGATATTACATTAAGACAATGCAAACATTTAACAAGCAAAGTAGACATTTAATGCCTGACGGMTAAGGTTGAACATTTCAGTGGGATTAGTAGAGGTCTAGTCATGGTTGATTGCATTAGATCCATTAGTGATGGATTTACTTTTTTGCCTGACAAATGTGATTGGGTAAATAATTCCTCTGTGATGGCGCTGGTTATTGTAGATTAGTGTTTGGTCTGGGGGGTAGCCGATGACCTGAACTTGCCGTGTCTGGTTAACTTCTTTTGCTATTAAACTAYTTGGTCTGAAAAATACTGGTTTCTTAAATTATTACAGAAAACAAGACTGGATACTAATTTGCAGTGGTGTGAAATACTTTTAAAGTATTTAAGTAGTTTAaccttcactatttatattttgggaaACTCTTACTTCACtagattcctaaagaaaataatgttatttttactccctacattttccatgacatgcagaagtacttgttacatgagtaatgcttaacaggacagaaaaatggtccattcacacactaatcaagagaacatccctggtcaccctactgcctctggcctgCCGGACTTACTAAACACATGCATTTTTGATAAACGGtgtctgagttttggagtgtgcccctggctatccgtaaaaccaagaaaatggtgcagtctgctttgcttaatataaggcatatgaaattatttattattttttgatacaaaagtatatttagaaccaaatagtttgacttttactgggtgacttttacttgttactttctattaaggtatctatacttttactcaagtatgacaattgggtactttttccgccACTGCTAATTTGCTTTAAACGCGAAGCCATGAGAGATGATGCATACGGTTGACATTCATATAGATAGAGCAATGAATAGCTAATCTGGCAGCCCTGTTTTGAGTGGGCTGGCCAGCTGTCGCTGAAGCTGTGCCCTCTTTGTAGCCTTCTCAGTCATGCTACACCCTTTGGAGGCTAAGGCAAAACACCAACGCAGACATGTTTATCAGCCTGCTATAGTGTGGGAGGCGGAGGGTATATGAaaccagagggagagatgggtaggAAGTTCTGAAATACGTGAAGTGGATGGGGATGGGGCTAGGTAGGAGGGCACACTGTATGGGGGATAAAAAATAATAGATAAGGAGTGGTGAAGGGGTTGGAGGAGTGGGAGAAGGGGACCTATTGCTTGCTTCGTCCCATATCCTGCTAGTGTTTGTCAGCGCTGGGTCTGCGTAACGGACAAGACAGACTGTAGACCGACAGTATCACCTCTGATGGGGCATTAGGCCTCCCCCTCACACATGCTTCCATTCGAACACACTTCACCTCCTACAACACTATGAAAGACACACTTCACTTCCTACACTATGAAAGACACACTTCACCAATGTGCTatactgacacacacaggaacataTCTAGTGTA containing:
- the LOC111956449 gene encoding zona pellucida sperm-binding protein 3-like; translated protein: MVAEELLYFSLRLMTADWQFERPSXHYRLGDIINMEASVMPYHHVPLRVFVDRCVATLAPDVQTVPRYSFIEDHGCLJDAKLTGSSSQFLSRSQDDKIQFQLESFRLQTQNDSQQLYITCHLKATAASSPIDAENKACSFTDGWKAAGEVDQMCGCCDSSCAARKAGDLDSDSDLRWEGEATLGPIIVQA